AACCACCGCCATATTTAATTTCCGGGTCTTTAATATCCAAATCATTATGTATCTGGTATCCACATTTAAAATAGTTCCCTGCCATACTCCTGTAGCTGCCATATACTACAAGATTCTTCTGTGTAAAAAGCCTGTAATTCAAATAGTAAGTGTTAGTACCCTTTTTTATTGTTAACGGGACTACACTTCCATTGATTTGTGTCGGTAGCAGGTTGTTTTTTTCATAGTTATCATATGTAGCCTGGTTGAAAAACTCCATGCCACCATTTTCATATTTTAATAGAGTAAAGCTGTCTGCAGCATGTACAATTATATCCGGAAAGCCAGTTATTAATAATACAAGGCAAAGAATTAATGAAATTACTTTTGTATATTTAGTATTCAATTTTATGTTCACCTTCTTTAGTTTAATCTAAGCATTGTATTTTTTGTTATATAGTCTTTAGCCCAGACTTGAAAACCAAAGGATATCCCCCCTTCACTTCGACCTCCAATTACGTAAATTTGGCGCCCATTAAGAAAGTATACTCCATGTTTCCAACTTACATCATTCAATGAATAGTATAGATATTTATCATGGATTTTCTTCGCCTGCTCGTAGTCCTTCCCAAACCAAAGTTTAAGCAATTCATATGTATATTTTTTTAAGTCCCTGTTGTACTTATCAACCTCATAGCTTGATATTTCATATAACCATCCGTTTCCGTTGTCATAGAAGCTTTCTCTTTGCCCTTTTTTTATTTGACTTCTTTGAGTGGCTATGCCTACTCCATTTAAAGGTAAAATTAAACCATAAATATCATTTATATATTGATTAAAATGATTTTGACTATTAAAGTAATTAATTCCGAAGCTTTTATATTTTTCACTGTAAGTAAAGTCTATCTTCCCACCTGTTATAAGATTACGGTTCTTGTACATTGTTTGTGCTGTTTCCCAAATCTCCATCATTGGGAACAACCCTTTATACAAGGTATATTCCTTGTTTTCATAGAAGCCTGCCGCCTCATTATCATATTCACCATTGTTGGCGTTGCTGTTTTTCCATTTAAAGCTTTCACTTGTCGACGGGATACTTTCAACCCTTACCTTCTTATCCAACAACTTTATTATTATGACGGACGCTTCGGCCCTTGTAAGAGTACCCTTGGGATTAAATTTGTTGTTACTGCCTGTCAAAAGCCCAATACGATAGCAGTCTATTACATCCTGAAGATATCTGCTTGTGATAGTAGGATAATCTGTCATTTTAAGCTTCTGGTAGCCTGTGTATACATTATCAAAAAAGCCTTTGTCACCCTTGGACGGATAAGGGTCACTGCCCTTTACGAAGTAATCATGGGGAACATTTTCGTACTTTCCAATAGTCCTTCTTGCCAAACTTGCTGCTAATTCACGTGTAATAGGCTTTGTATAGTCTGATATTTCGCCTTTTGTCAAGATACCTTCTTTAAGGGCTAAATCTACAAACGGCTTGTAATAAGGCACTCCTTGCGATACCTCTGGGCTATATCCTATGGTTCTCATGAGCATTAGAATATACTGTCCTCCCAGAAGCTTGTCGTTGGGGCCAAACCTTCCATCTGGGTACCCCGCTATTATTTCAAGTGCCGATATTTTTGATATATAATTGCTCCCCCAGTGATTTTTAACATCCGGGTATTTAGCCAGTTCAGTATCCAGACTTGTTTGTGTCAGGCCGTAGTATTTGTCAACAAGGGGCTGCATCCGTATTGCAGTTGTTGTACTGCCTGATGTATTTGCATTTTCAGCTGTTACCGGCAAAAGTGCTGATAATAAAATTGCAGAAACTGTTATCACACATAAAAGTTTTTTTATCATGCTTACTATTCTCCTTTTTAAATTAACATAAAATTCTGTTTGAAATGTTTTATTTTTGAATTGTTTTATTTTCTTGGCAA
This region of Clostridium sp. BNL1100 genomic DNA includes:
- a CDS encoding S-layer homology domain-containing protein — its product is MIKKLLCVITVSAILLSALLPVTAENANTSGSTTTAIRMQPLVDKYYGLTQTSLDTELAKYPDVKNHWGSNYISKISALEIIAGYPDGRFGPNDKLLGGQYILMLMRTIGYSPEVSQGVPYYKPFVDLALKEGILTKGEISDYTKPITRELAASLARRTIGKYENVPHDYFVKGSDPYPSKGDKGFFDNVYTGYQKLKMTDYPTITSRYLQDVIDCYRIGLLTGSNNKFNPKGTLTRAEASVIIIKLLDKKVRVESIPSTSESFKWKNSNANNGEYDNEAAGFYENKEYTLYKGLFPMMEIWETAQTMYKNRNLITGGKIDFTYSEKYKSFGINYFNSQNHFNQYINDIYGLILPLNGVGIATQRSQIKKGQRESFYDNGNGWLYEISSYEVDKYNRDLKKYTYELLKLWFGKDYEQAKKIHDKYLYYSLNDVSWKHGVYFLNGRQIYVIGGRSEGGISFGFQVWAKDYITKNTMLRLN